The proteins below are encoded in one region of Sphingobacterium sp. R2:
- a CDS encoding phosphatase PAP2 family protein yields the protein MIQQLIHIDQEIFLAINQGLSNPVFDWLLPILRNPYTWAPLYLFLIIFFIKTYGKTGILIVAMTLATFGISDGLSSQLIKKTVKRIRPCNDVEFKENINIRVRCGSGFSFTSSHAANHFSLAFFWIVLFRRRWKHVLWLCIAWATLISVAQIYVGVHYPFDILCGAVLGILVGLATGYLFKRFVPSFFKTEQV from the coding sequence ATGATTCAACAGTTAATACATATCGATCAAGAGATTTTTCTAGCCATCAATCAAGGCCTGAGCAACCCTGTGTTTGATTGGTTATTGCCTATATTGCGCAATCCATATACATGGGCACCTCTGTATTTGTTTCTGATCATATTTTTCATTAAGACCTACGGTAAAACAGGTATACTGATTGTTGCCATGACGCTGGCCACCTTTGGAATTTCCGATGGTCTGTCTTCACAATTGATCAAAAAAACTGTCAAACGTATTCGACCTTGTAACGATGTGGAGTTTAAGGAAAATATTAACATCCGGGTGCGCTGTGGCTCTGGCTTTAGCTTTACTTCTTCGCATGCTGCCAATCATTTTTCTTTAGCTTTCTTCTGGATTGTGCTTTTTCGGAGAAGATGGAAACATGTGCTCTGGCTTTGTATTGCCTGGGCAACGTTGATTTCAGTCGCTCAAATTTATGTCGGTGTTCATTACCCTTTTGATATCCTCTGTGGTGCCGTTTTAGGCATCTTGGTTGGCTTGGCAACAGGTTATTTATTCAAACGATTTGTACCAAGCTTTTTTAAAACTGAACAAGTATAA
- a CDS encoding WD40/YVTN/BNR-like repeat-containing protein translates to MKPLFLVFIIQIFWLNPLTAQQAILSLVNQERNSSYRGLSVVDDETVWVSGSNGTVGLSTDAGKNWQWVNPIGYEKTDFRDIEAFDENEAIVISAGSPAIILRTSDGGRSWKEVFSDKRPAIFYDGMAFTSEGVGIAFGDAIQGKMPLLKSVDFGASWKDITANMPFSITDGEAGFAASGTSIYCNNKGTYWIATGGTVSNIYRSDDQGNTWARYSCPILQGKNSTGPFSIAFYSATTGIVVGGDYKEDTNKDRNSFLTNDGGKTWFAPQTTPNGFKSAVVYCSKKQLISTGTSGTDLSTDGGKNWIAIGKESFNAVQKAKRGNAIYLAGDKGKIAKLTM, encoded by the coding sequence ATGAAACCTTTATTTCTGGTCTTTATTATTCAAATTTTCTGGCTAAACCCGCTTACAGCGCAACAGGCAATACTTAGCTTGGTCAATCAGGAGCGTAACAGCAGCTACAGAGGGCTAAGCGTGGTCGATGATGAGACCGTATGGGTGAGCGGTAGCAATGGCACCGTTGGGCTCAGTACCGATGCTGGAAAAAACTGGCAGTGGGTCAACCCAATTGGCTATGAAAAAACAGACTTTAGAGATATTGAAGCGTTTGATGAAAATGAAGCCATCGTTATTTCTGCGGGTTCCCCGGCCATCATCTTACGTACCAGCGACGGCGGCCGAAGCTGGAAGGAGGTTTTCAGTGACAAGCGACCAGCAATATTTTATGACGGCATGGCATTTACATCAGAAGGTGTGGGTATTGCTTTCGGTGATGCCATTCAAGGCAAAATGCCGCTATTAAAAAGTGTCGATTTTGGAGCGTCATGGAAAGACATCACGGCAAACATGCCTTTTTCAATAACTGATGGAGAAGCTGGTTTTGCTGCTAGCGGGACATCCATTTACTGCAACAACAAAGGAACATACTGGATTGCCACTGGGGGTACAGTTTCCAATATCTATCGCAGCGACGACCAAGGCAACACATGGGCACGTTACAGCTGCCCGATCCTGCAGGGAAAAAATAGCACCGGCCCCTTTTCTATTGCTTTCTATTCCGCAACGACCGGAATTGTCGTTGGCGGAGATTACAAAGAAGACACCAACAAGGACAGAAACAGCTTTCTGACCAACGATGGTGGTAAAACCTGGTTTGCACCACAGACAACGCCCAATGGATTTAAATCCGCTGTTGTTTATTGCTCAAAAAAACAACTGATCAGCACGGGTACTTCGGGCACAGACTTGTCGACTGACGGTGGTAAAAACTGGATAGCGATTGGAAAGGAAAGCTTCAATGCCGTTCAAAAAGCCAAAAGAGGCAACGCCATATATCTGGCCGGTGATAAAGGAAAAATAGCGAAGTTAACAATGTAA
- a CDS encoding sodium/sugar symporter has product MNNYLSTKDYIVFLIYFVIVAGYGLWVYYRKKSESVGSKDYFLAEGSLTWWAIGASLIASNISAEQFIGMSGSGFKMGLAIATYEWMAAITLIVVAVFFIPVYLKNKIFTMPQFLHKRYNGTVAMIMAVFWLLLYVVVNLTSILYLGAIAVSSISGISLEACMYAIAIFAVIITLGGMKVIGYTDIIQVFFLVLGGLATTYLALNLVSEHYGGSGVLEGYHLMTEKASDHFHMILDRKNENYLDLPGLTVLIGGMWIVNLNYWGCNQYITQRALGADLKTARNGILFAAFLKLLMPIIVVLPGIAAYVMWKDGLFQNEMMQHGEVNPDHAYPVLLNLLPAGLKGLSFAALTAAVVASLAGKANSIATIFSLDIYKKVFNTEASDKKLVNIGKLTVVVAMILGVLIAPHLGIDKKGGFQYIQEYTGFVSPGIFAMFILGFFWKKATSNAALFATIGGFIFSIIFKKLPDWVDLSFLSSTGFSVPNPTTGVYEIPFLDRMGFVFVICIVGMILISIIDNKRGVVPAGLEVDTTMFKPHRAFLVIALIVALLVTALYSIYW; this is encoded by the coding sequence ATGAATAATTATTTAAGCACAAAAGATTACATCGTTTTCCTGATCTACTTTGTCATTGTGGCGGGTTACGGATTATGGGTGTATTATCGCAAGAAATCTGAATCTGTAGGATCTAAAGATTATTTTCTGGCTGAGGGGTCTTTGACCTGGTGGGCTATTGGAGCATCCCTGATTGCATCCAATATATCTGCCGAGCAATTTATCGGTATGAGCGGTTCCGGATTTAAGATGGGATTGGCTATTGCAACGTATGAGTGGATGGCTGCCATCACGCTGATTGTTGTTGCCGTATTTTTTATACCGGTATATCTAAAGAACAAGATTTTTACGATGCCACAGTTTCTCCATAAACGTTATAATGGAACTGTTGCGATGATTATGGCCGTCTTTTGGTTACTGTTATATGTTGTCGTCAATTTGACTTCTATCCTTTATTTGGGGGCAATAGCAGTAAGCAGTATCTCGGGTATCAGTCTTGAAGCGTGTATGTATGCCATAGCAATTTTTGCGGTTATCATTACTTTAGGTGGTATGAAGGTGATTGGCTATACGGATATTATTCAGGTTTTCTTTTTGGTATTGGGCGGTTTGGCGACAACTTATCTCGCCCTCAACCTTGTTTCGGAGCACTATGGCGGATCAGGGGTATTGGAAGGTTATCACTTGATGACCGAAAAGGCTTCCGACCACTTCCATATGATCCTTGATCGTAAAAATGAGAATTACCTCGATTTGCCAGGCTTAACCGTCTTGATCGGAGGGATGTGGATCGTTAATCTCAATTATTGGGGATGTAATCAATACATTACGCAGCGCGCGTTGGGGGCAGATCTTAAAACTGCCCGAAACGGAATTCTGTTTGCAGCATTTTTAAAGTTATTGATGCCTATTATTGTTGTATTGCCGGGTATTGCAGCCTACGTCATGTGGAAAGATGGCTTGTTCCAAAATGAAATGATGCAACATGGTGAGGTCAACCCTGATCATGCGTATCCAGTTTTGTTGAATTTGTTGCCGGCCGGTCTCAAAGGACTGTCTTTCGCCGCATTGACAGCTGCAGTGGTAGCTTCTTTAGCTGGTAAGGCAAACAGTATTGCAACAATCTTCTCCTTGGATATTTACAAAAAAGTATTCAATACCGAAGCATCTGATAAGAAGTTGGTCAATATTGGTAAATTAACTGTTGTGGTTGCCATGATTTTGGGTGTGCTGATTGCTCCACATTTGGGTATTGATAAGAAAGGTGGATTTCAATACATTCAAGAGTATACGGGTTTTGTATCTCCAGGTATTTTTGCGATGTTCATTTTAGGATTCTTCTGGAAGAAAGCAACTTCAAATGCGGCTTTGTTTGCAACAATTGGAGGTTTTATTTTCTCCATTATCTTCAAAAAATTGCCGGATTGGGTCGATCTGTCATTCTTGTCATCGACAGGTTTCTCCGTTCCAAATCCAACAACAGGAGTGTACGAAATTCCATTTTTGGATCGAATGGGATTTGTCTTCGTGATCTGTATTGTCGGTATGATTCTCATTAGTATCATCGACAATAAGCGTGGTGTAGTACCCGCTGGATTGGAAGTTGATACCACGATGTTTAAACCACACCGGGCGTTTTTGGTCATTGCCTTGATCGTGGCGCTGTTGGTTACAGCATTATATTCTATTTATTGGTAA
- a CDS encoding Na+/H+ antiporter yields MIRKIILSVCCFVHVVLFALPTSAHQTVEEINRVLDQWHKSSGELKYGPFLNVIASDGIIMGTDQNERWDKAHAEKLANQYFNPKNAWTYTYDTRHISFNADSTIAWFDESFKINTKSFRGVGVLSKLDNAWKIRQYSMSVLVPYSDVKAAVGGKAGQKIHSNLLLVMLLFFFMAMLFVLSQRLKISYPILLVIGGLVISLIPGVPVISVDPDIVFMVFLPPLLFEAAWYTNWGNFLKWRRSIFIMGFGLVFFTSLAIAYFSVSIIPGFTLALGFLLGGIISPPDAVAASSVLKGISIPKRGIAILEGESLVNDAASLTVFRFASIAILTGQFVMTNAATQFLVLSVMGVVVGLVIGHILYFFLKYVAKSSSISTPITLIAPYLMYIVAEHFEWSGVLAVVSGGLFLSFRAGDYLNYHTRIQTKEVWATVGFLLNGFVFILIGLELPVIINGLGEYSMAEAIDYALAIAVIVIILRLIAVYLSAFVPRILFKRIRIKEKSPGWKLPLVIGWAGMRGVVSLASALAIPLTLYDGTAFPHRNLILFITFVVILVTLVFQGLTLPFLIKLIKMEDVDEQVSMEEQIDEIRLRLGKESIAYLDKHYAQEMLEYETIARVKEQIIRSVNASERAKEEDTRAQLSAVRGLYNKIMLELLALRRDGLYKIKESKAYDSDVIREMEYSLDLEESRLSRK; encoded by the coding sequence ATGATTAGAAAGATCATTTTAAGTGTATGTTGTTTTGTTCATGTAGTGTTATTTGCCTTACCAACAAGCGCCCATCAAACTGTAGAAGAAATCAATAGGGTGTTAGACCAATGGCACAAGTCCTCGGGTGAGCTAAAGTATGGCCCATTTTTGAATGTTATTGCTTCCGATGGAATCATTATGGGTACTGATCAGAATGAAAGATGGGATAAAGCACATGCTGAGAAGCTTGCCAATCAATATTTCAATCCCAAGAATGCATGGACATACACGTATGACACTAGGCATATCAGCTTCAATGCAGATAGTACCATTGCTTGGTTTGACGAATCTTTTAAGATAAATACCAAGTCCTTTCGAGGTGTAGGCGTATTGAGCAAGCTGGATAATGCGTGGAAGATCCGCCAATACAGTATGTCGGTTTTGGTGCCCTATTCGGATGTGAAAGCTGCGGTAGGCGGAAAGGCTGGCCAGAAAATCCACAGCAATCTCTTATTGGTGATGCTGCTCTTTTTCTTTATGGCCATGTTGTTTGTGCTCAGTCAACGCTTAAAGATCTCTTATCCAATTTTGTTAGTGATTGGAGGACTCGTGATTTCCTTGATTCCGGGTGTTCCCGTCATTAGTGTGGATCCTGATATTGTGTTTATGGTCTTTTTGCCGCCTTTACTTTTTGAAGCCGCCTGGTATACCAATTGGGGTAATTTTTTAAAGTGGCGCAGGTCTATTTTTATCATGGGCTTCGGTCTGGTTTTCTTCACATCCTTGGCCATTGCCTACTTTTCAGTGAGTATTATTCCCGGATTTACCTTGGCACTGGGCTTTTTGCTGGGCGGGATCATCTCGCCTCCCGATGCTGTTGCGGCGAGTTCAGTATTGAAAGGTATCAGTATTCCTAAACGGGGAATAGCGATACTGGAAGGAGAAAGCCTGGTCAATGATGCTGCCTCACTCACTGTATTTCGATTTGCATCGATCGCAATCCTTACGGGCCAGTTTGTAATGACCAATGCGGCGACGCAATTTCTTGTATTATCGGTGATGGGCGTTGTGGTTGGCCTGGTCATCGGCCACATCCTATATTTCTTCTTAAAATATGTGGCGAAATCGTCCAGCATATCAACACCTATTACCCTCATCGCACCCTACTTAATGTATATTGTCGCAGAACATTTTGAATGGTCGGGCGTTTTGGCAGTGGTAAGTGGTGGATTGTTTCTTTCTTTTCGGGCAGGGGATTATCTCAACTATCATACCCGTATTCAAACCAAAGAAGTATGGGCAACAGTAGGCTTTCTCTTAAATGGATTCGTCTTTATTTTGATTGGGCTTGAGTTACCCGTAATTATTAATGGATTGGGCGAATATTCGATGGCGGAGGCCATTGATTATGCGCTGGCAATCGCCGTGATCGTCATTATTTTGCGATTGATTGCAGTGTATCTCTCGGCTTTTGTTCCTAGAATATTATTTAAGCGGATTCGGATAAAGGAAAAAAGCCCGGGATGGAAACTGCCCTTGGTTATTGGCTGGGCAGGAATGCGAGGAGTGGTTTCGTTGGCATCAGCTTTGGCGATTCCATTGACTTTATATGATGGGACAGCTTTCCCGCACCGTAATCTGATTTTGTTCATTACGTTTGTCGTTATTTTGGTGACGCTTGTCTTTCAGGGGCTAACATTACCCTTTTTAATTAAGCTGATAAAGATGGAAGATGTCGACGAGCAAGTTTCCATGGAAGAGCAGATTGATGAGATTCGCTTACGCCTTGGTAAAGAATCCATTGCCTATTTGGATAAGCACTATGCACAGGAAATGTTGGAGTATGAAACCATCGCCCGCGTTAAAGAGCAGATCATCCGAAGTGTAAATGCATCCGAACGTGCAAAAGAAGAGGATACACGTGCGCAGCTTTCGGCAGTGAGAGGACTGTATAATAAAATTATGCTGGAACTTCTGGCCTTACGTCGTGATGGATTGTATAAGATCAAAGAAAGTAAGGCGTACGATAGCGATGTCATCAGAGAAATGGAATATTCGCTAGATCTGGAAGAATCGCGTTTGTCGCGTAAGTAA
- a CDS encoding LacI family DNA-binding transcriptional regulator, which yields MNKKTTIYDIARELGVTVSTVSRALNNVPTISESTRKIVLEKAKELNYSVNKLASSLSSGKSNTIGVIVPTMQIHFFAEAVHSIEKELKKHNYSLLLYQSNESFADEVNGVKTLLEAQVAGIIASLSLETQETQHFQEVINQRKCLVVFDRTHKNIPAPVVKLDDYKAGYLATQHLLEEGYKNIAFITTDKEIAIFQDRFLGFEAALKDANISPRKDFIIRGDLSIEAGIKGTEQILQSAIQPDAFIGGDDFTAVGIIQALKAAHIDIPATGVIGFANQTFSSFITPTLSSIDQQANKMGEECAKLFLKMVKQKSPYETIEQIVLDPVLIKRKSTHRIDK from the coding sequence GTGAATAAAAAAACAACCATTTACGATATCGCCCGTGAGCTAGGAGTAACAGTCTCCACTGTATCCCGCGCATTGAACAATGTGCCTACCATCAGTGAGTCTACACGAAAAATAGTGCTGGAAAAGGCAAAGGAATTAAATTATAGTGTCAATAAGCTGGCCTCGTCCCTTTCTTCGGGCAAGTCCAATACCATCGGAGTGATTGTACCAACGATGCAAATTCATTTTTTTGCGGAAGCCGTACACAGCATTGAAAAAGAATTAAAGAAACACAATTATAGTTTATTGCTCTATCAGTCGAATGAATCTTTTGCGGACGAGGTCAATGGCGTAAAAACTTTACTCGAAGCGCAGGTAGCTGGTATCATTGCGTCTCTGTCTCTGGAAACCCAAGAAACACAGCACTTTCAGGAAGTGATCAACCAGCGCAAATGCCTTGTTGTGTTTGACCGTACCCACAAAAATATTCCTGCACCCGTCGTAAAACTCGACGATTATAAAGCGGGTTATCTTGCAACACAGCATCTACTGGAAGAGGGATACAAAAATATAGCCTTTATTACAACTGACAAAGAGATCGCAATTTTCCAGGATCGGTTCCTCGGTTTCGAAGCCGCATTAAAGGATGCGAACATTTCACCGCGCAAAGATTTTATTATCCGCGGCGACTTATCCATTGAAGCCGGCATCAAAGGCACGGAACAGATTCTACAATCTGCCATCCAACCGGATGCCTTCATTGGAGGCGATGACTTTACAGCTGTAGGGATTATCCAAGCTTTAAAAGCTGCCCATATTGATATTCCAGCAACGGGTGTTATCGGTTTTGCAAACCAGACCTTTTCCTCCTTCATTACCCCCACACTATCCAGTATAGACCAACAGGCCAACAAAATGGGGGAAGAATGCGCAAAGTTATTTTTGAAAATGGTCAAACAAAAAAGTCCTTATGAAACGATCGAGCAAATTGTTCTTGATCCTGTATTGATAAAAAGAAAATCTACTCATAGAATAGACAAATAA
- the glmM gene encoding phosphoglucosamine mutase codes for MTLIKSISGIRGTIGGRAGEALTPIDIVKFTAAYGKIIVKQSGIKKIVIGRDARVSGEMVSNLVIGTLQSIGVDVVDLGLSTTPTVEIAVPMEKAAGGIILTASHNPGQWNALKLLNAKGEFISDAEGQEVLALGESLDFDFSEVGELGQLHKDYSYMQKHVDAVLALEYVDKEAIKAANFKVALDAVNSTGGTFIPALLDALGVQTIYKIHCEPNGQFPHNPEPLKEHLTDLSAAVIENKADLGIAVDPDVDRLVFMMEDGELFGEEYTLVAVADYLLQHKKGNTVSNLSSTRALRDVTKAHGGEYYAAAVGEVNVVTKMKEVDAVIGGEGNGGVIYPASHYGRDALVGVAIFLTHLAKLGKKASEYRASLPQYFMSKNKITLTPELDIDNLLAKMQEKYKNEDHSTIDGLKIDFENEWVHLRKSNTEPIIRIYSEGPTPEAAEQIAQKIISEIEEIIK; via the coding sequence ATGACTTTAATTAAATCAATATCAGGGATACGAGGTACGATAGGCGGGCGTGCTGGAGAGGCGCTTACCCCCATAGATATCGTTAAATTTACAGCAGCTTATGGCAAAATCATTGTCAAGCAGAGCGGTATCAAAAAAATTGTAATTGGTAGAGATGCGCGTGTTTCTGGTGAGATGGTCAGTAATCTGGTGATCGGTACCTTGCAGAGCATCGGTGTCGATGTGGTCGATCTGGGCCTATCCACGACTCCAACAGTAGAGATTGCTGTACCGATGGAAAAGGCAGCTGGCGGTATTATTTTGACTGCTTCACATAATCCGGGTCAATGGAATGCGCTGAAACTGTTAAATGCAAAGGGTGAATTTATTTCAGATGCCGAAGGACAGGAAGTATTGGCTCTTGGCGAATCTTTGGACTTCGATTTTTCAGAAGTGGGCGAATTAGGACAGCTCCATAAAGACTATTCCTACATGCAGAAACATGTAGATGCTGTTTTGGCTTTGGAATATGTCGATAAAGAAGCCATTAAAGCCGCTAATTTTAAAGTCGCTTTAGATGCAGTCAATAGTACTGGCGGTACCTTTATCCCTGCGTTATTGGATGCGTTGGGGGTACAGACCATTTATAAGATCCATTGTGAACCCAATGGTCAATTTCCGCATAATCCTGAACCGTTGAAAGAGCATCTCACAGATTTGTCTGCTGCAGTGATCGAGAACAAGGCTGATTTGGGGATTGCTGTAGATCCGGACGTCGACCGCTTAGTCTTTATGATGGAAGACGGCGAATTATTCGGTGAAGAATATACGCTGGTTGCCGTAGCAGACTACCTGTTGCAGCATAAAAAAGGAAATACCGTTTCTAATTTATCTTCTACACGTGCACTGCGTGATGTCACTAAAGCACATGGTGGCGAATATTATGCAGCGGCCGTGGGTGAAGTCAATGTGGTTACAAAGATGAAAGAAGTCGATGCGGTGATCGGCGGAGAGGGAAATGGCGGCGTAATTTATCCGGCATCTCACTATGGCCGTGATGCGCTGGTCGGGGTAGCGATCTTCTTAACGCACTTGGCAAAACTTGGTAAAAAAGCATCGGAATACCGTGCTTCTTTACCGCAGTACTTTATGTCCAAAAATAAAATTACCCTGACGCCCGAATTGGATATTGACAATCTCTTGGCGAAAATGCAGGAGAAATATAAAAATGAGGACCATTCCACGATTGATGGACTGAAAATAGACTTCGAAAATGAATGGGTGCACTTGCGCAAATCGAATACTGAACCGATCATCCGCATTTATTCTGAGGGCCCGACGCCCGAAGCTGCTGAGCAGATCGCGCAGAAGATTATTAGTGAAATCGAAGAAATAATTAAATAG
- the xylA gene encoding xylose isomerase, translating into MNVIKGKKEFFKGVGQIQFEGKDSTNPLAFRYYNPKQLVGGKTMEEYFKFACSYWHSFNGNGSDPFGGPTHQFPWDESSDVISRAKDKMDAAFEFISKINIPYYCFHDVDLVDYSDNVVENEKRLSTIVDYAKEKQQESGIKLLWGTANLFSHKRYMNGAATNPDFHVLAHGGAQVKAALDATIALGGENYVFWGGREGYMSLLNTNMKREQEHLAQFLHMAKDYARKNGFKGTFFIEPKPCEPTKHQYDYDAATVLGFLRQYNLLDDFKLNLEVNHATLAGHTFQHELQVAVDAGKLGSIDANRGDYQNGWDTDQFPNDINELTEAMLIILEGGGLQGGGVNFDAKIRRNSTDPEDLFYAHIGGMDIFARALLTADRILQDSEYKKIRAERYASFDTGHGASFEGQALTLENLRDLAVELGEPKTISGKQEYLENLINRYI; encoded by the coding sequence ATGAATGTTATCAAAGGGAAAAAAGAATTTTTCAAAGGCGTAGGCCAAATTCAGTTCGAAGGGAAAGACAGCACAAATCCATTGGCTTTCCGCTATTACAACCCGAAGCAACTTGTCGGGGGAAAGACAATGGAAGAGTATTTTAAATTTGCCTGTTCGTACTGGCATTCGTTCAATGGTAACGGATCTGATCCTTTTGGCGGACCGACACATCAGTTTCCATGGGATGAAAGCAGCGACGTAATCAGCAGAGCAAAAGATAAAATGGATGCGGCATTCGAATTTATCAGTAAAATTAATATACCTTATTACTGCTTCCACGACGTAGATTTAGTGGATTATTCGGATAATGTCGTTGAAAATGAAAAACGCCTGTCCACTATTGTTGATTATGCAAAGGAAAAACAACAGGAAAGCGGTATCAAATTGCTTTGGGGAACAGCCAACCTTTTTAGCCATAAGCGTTATATGAATGGGGCGGCGACTAATCCTGATTTTCATGTTCTAGCACATGGTGGCGCTCAGGTAAAGGCAGCATTGGATGCAACAATTGCCCTCGGCGGTGAAAACTATGTGTTCTGGGGCGGAAGAGAGGGTTATATGAGCCTTTTAAATACCAATATGAAACGCGAGCAGGAACATCTTGCGCAGTTTTTGCACATGGCCAAAGATTATGCCCGCAAAAACGGCTTTAAAGGGACTTTCTTTATCGAACCCAAACCATGTGAACCGACAAAACATCAGTACGATTACGATGCGGCTACCGTACTTGGATTCTTACGTCAGTATAATCTTTTGGACGATTTTAAATTAAATTTAGAAGTCAACCACGCGACATTGGCCGGACATACTTTTCAACACGAGTTACAGGTCGCTGTAGATGCCGGTAAATTAGGTTCTATTGACGCCAACCGCGGTGATTATCAAAATGGATGGGATACGGATCAATTTCCAAATGATATCAATGAGTTGACCGAAGCGATGTTGATTATTTTAGAGGGTGGCGGACTCCAAGGTGGAGGTGTGAATTTTGATGCCAAAATCCGTCGGAATTCCACAGATCCCGAAGATTTGTTTTATGCGCATATTGGTGGGATGGATATTTTTGCCCGCGCATTGCTTACAGCAGATCGTATCCTGCAAGACTCGGAATACAAAAAAATACGGGCAGAGCGTTATGCCTCTTTTGATACCGGCCATGGTGCATCATTCGAAGGACAGGCATTGACATTGGAGAACTTAAGAGATTTAGCAGTAGAATTGGGAGAGCCAAAAACGATTAGTGGTAAGCAGGAGTATTTAGAAAATTTGATCAACAGATATATATAG
- a CDS encoding xylulokinase, with translation MYLLGIDVGTSSVKVSIVEASSQRKVCSVQYPDVEAPIITVEPNWAEQNPLDWWDYFKQALLKANALGLYDPKAISAIGIAYQMHGLVVVDKEQQVLRNSIIWCDSRAVELGNIAFEEIGRSFNLSHHLNSPGNFTASKLAWVKANEPAVYEKIDKIMLPGDFIAMKLSGQVTTSISALSEGIFWDFKANVLSRTIMDYYGFDDDLIPEILPVFSTHGQIKATVAEELGLSAAVTINYKAGDQPNNALSLNVLQPGEVAATAGTSGVIYGVSDQLIADRESRVNTFAHVNYREDDIRTGVLLCINGTGIMNSWGRKMLGRDLSYEQINAMAGASPIGSKGLQVIPFGNGAERMLNNQTVGASISAIDLNRHETSDILRAIQEGIAYAFRYGLDIMRENNLYPNMIRAGYANLFLSSVFRESFVGATNVPVEIFNHDGSIGAALGAGIGSGYYADFKEAFRSLKPVYTVEPQFVAQYEEHYQQWKELLNKQINSN, from the coding sequence ATGTATTTGTTAGGTATAGATGTAGGTACTTCTTCTGTGAAAGTTTCAATTGTTGAAGCCTCTTCGCAACGCAAGGTGTGCTCGGTGCAATATCCAGATGTAGAAGCTCCAATAATTACTGTCGAACCCAATTGGGCTGAACAGAATCCGCTCGACTGGTGGGATTACTTCAAACAGGCTTTATTGAAAGCTAATGCATTGGGACTTTACGATCCTAAAGCAATTTCAGCCATTGGAATTGCTTACCAGATGCACGGATTGGTTGTCGTTGATAAAGAGCAGCAGGTGCTACGCAATTCAATTATCTGGTGCGACAGCAGGGCTGTTGAATTGGGTAATATCGCTTTTGAAGAAATCGGGCGGTCTTTTAACTTAAGCCATCATTTGAATTCTCCAGGTAATTTTACGGCGTCAAAGTTGGCCTGGGTCAAAGCAAATGAGCCTGCGGTTTACGAAAAGATAGACAAGATTATGTTGCCGGGAGATTTTATAGCGATGAAGCTGTCGGGACAAGTGACCACCTCCATATCGGCGCTTTCGGAAGGTATATTCTGGGATTTTAAAGCTAATGTTCTGTCGCGGACAATCATGGACTATTATGGTTTTGATGATGATCTCATTCCCGAGATCTTACCTGTCTTTTCAACACATGGTCAGATTAAAGCTACTGTGGCCGAGGAACTCGGTCTGTCTGCTGCTGTGACCATCAATTATAAAGCCGGTGATCAACCTAATAACGCGCTTTCGCTCAATGTGCTACAGCCTGGAGAAGTTGCTGCGACCGCAGGTACTTCTGGTGTGATCTATGGGGTCAGCGACCAGCTGATCGCTGACCGCGAATCACGCGTAAATACATTTGCACATGTGAATTATCGCGAGGACGATATCCGAACAGGCGTATTGCTCTGTATCAATGGAACGGGCATTATGAATAGTTGGGGCAGAAAGATGCTAGGGCGTGATTTGTCGTATGAACAGATCAATGCCATGGCGGGAGCTTCCCCCATCGGCAGCAAAGGACTACAGGTTATTCCATTTGGCAATGGTGCCGAACGCATGCTCAATAACCAAACCGTCGGCGCTTCAATCTCAGCAATAGACTTGAACAGACATGAGACCAGCGATATCTTGCGCGCCATACAAGAAGGAATTGCCTACGCGTTTCGTTACGGCCTGGATATCATGCGCGAGAACAATCTGTATCCGAATATGATTCGTGCAGGTTATGCCAATTTATTCTTGAGCTCTGTTTTCAGAGAGTCATTTGTAGGGGCTACAAACGTTCCTGTAGAGATTTTCAATCATGATGGAAGTATAGGAGCCGCACTCGGCGCAGGAATAGGAAGTGGGTATTATGCAGATTTTAAAGAAGCCTTTCGTTCATTGAAGCCTGTATATACCGTGGAACCCCAGTTCGTAGCGCAATATGAAGAGCATTATCAACAATGGAAAGAATTATTAAACAAACAAATAAATAGCAATTAA